One Chitinophagales bacterium DNA window includes the following coding sequences:
- the dapA gene encoding 4-hydroxy-tetrahydrodipicolinate synthase translates to MYQQFKGTGVALVTPFLADGSIDFKGLENLIEHTIKGNVEYLVTMGTTGESATLSRKERHKVMDFTIEKVKGRVPIVAGFGDNNTAALIEEMEAYHFKGISAILSASPYYNKPTQEGIYAHYKALAEKAPKPIILYNVPGRTASNITAETTLKLARDFKNIIGIKEASGDLVQCMKIVKHIQRKDFLIISGEDPLTLPMLSFGMDGVISVVANAFPYDFSEMVRLGMKGNFQEASKYHFKLLNIIELLFKEGNPAGIKAALYIRNVCDVYVRLPLVHASDNLTMTLKNAIKDIK, encoded by the coding sequence ATGTATCAACAATTTAAAGGAACCGGAGTAGCATTAGTTACTCCATTCCTAGCAGACGGAAGCATAGATTTTAAAGGGCTTGAAAACCTCATTGAACATACCATAAAAGGAAATGTAGAATACCTGGTAACAATGGGTACTACAGGCGAATCGGCCACATTGAGCAGAAAAGAAAGGCATAAAGTCATGGATTTTACCATTGAAAAAGTCAAAGGACGTGTACCAATTGTCGCGGGTTTCGGAGACAACAATACCGCTGCTCTTATTGAAGAAATGGAAGCCTACCATTTCAAAGGCATCAGCGCCATTTTATCTGCCAGCCCTTATTATAACAAACCCACTCAGGAAGGTATTTACGCGCACTACAAAGCACTTGCTGAAAAAGCCCCCAAACCAATAATTCTCTATAATGTACCGGGAAGAACTGCATCTAACATAACTGCAGAAACAACCCTTAAACTTGCTCGTGATTTTAAAAATATCATTGGCATCAAAGAAGCATCAGGTGATCTTGTGCAATGCATGAAAATTGTAAAACACATTCAGCGGAAAGATTTCCTCATTATTTCAGGAGAAGACCCACTCACACTTCCAATGCTATCTTTTGGAATGGATGGTGTAATTTCTGTTGTTGCCAATGCATTTCCTTATGATTTTTCTGAAATGGTACGCCTCGGAATGAAAGGCAATTTTCAAGAGGCTTCAAAATACCATTTCAAGTTATTGAATATTATTGAATTGCTTTTCAAAGAAGGCAATCCCGCTGGAATAAAAGCTGCATTGTATATCAGAAATGTATGTGATGTGTATGTGAGACTCCCGCTGGTACATGCTTCAGACAATCTCACCATGACCTTGAAAAATGCAATAAAGGACATTAAGTAG